A segment of the Sulfitobacter sp. D7 genome:
CCCCCTCCCATTTGGGATTTGTCCTTCGAGACGCCGCATGAACCGGAGGGGAGGCCAGTTTGCAGCAGCTACAGACATTCGCCGACCGGACCGCGCGCGGCTCGAACCAGAGCGGGATGCGGGCCTATAATGAACGGCTCGTCCTGTCGCTTATCCGGCGCAGCGGCCCTACGTCCAAGGCTGAGATTGCCCGGCTCACCGGTCTGTCGGCGCAGACTGTATCCGTCATTATGCGCGCCCTCGAAGCGGATGGACTGCTGAAAAAAGGCGCGCGGGTGCGGGGCCGGGTGGGGCAGCCTTCGGTGCCGATCAGCCTAAACGCGGAGGGGGCCTTCTTTCTGGGGCTAAAGGTTGGCAGGCGCAGTGTCGCGTTGATCCTGACCGACTTCGAAGGCCAAGTGACGCGCCGCAGCAGCGAGGTCTATGCCCATCCCACCCCCGCTGCGGTCATGGAATTTGCGCGGCGCGCTTTGCAGGACACGCTCGCCTCTTTGACCGCTGACCAGCAGGCGCGGGTGGCGGGACTGGGGGTCGCCCTGCCGTTTGGCATGTGGGAATGGGAGGTTGCGGGCGGCGATCTGAGCGCGTGGCAGGACTTTGATATCGAAGCCGCTTTGGCGGAGGTGCTCGATCTACCGATCTCCATTTGCAATGACACTTCTGCCGCTTGCGGGGCCGAACTGGTTTTTGGTGCGCAGAACAAGCCGCGCGATTTTCTGTATTTCTACATCGGCTATTTCGTGGGTGGTGGGCTGGTGCTGGATAGCAAACTCTACACCGGCAAAAGCGGCAATGCGGGGGCGCTCGGCTCCATGCCGCTGGTCGGGGGCGTGCCTCGGCAATTGGTCGATGTGGCATCTTTGGCGGTCTTGGAGGCGGCGTTGCAGGAGGCCGGAGAGACTCGCCGCGCCCCGTGGAGCGATCTGGCGGCTTGGGAACTTTCCGCCGGCATTCTGGACCCATGGCTCGACAGCACTGCCGAGGCGCTGGCGCAGGCGGTCCGCGCCGCAACATGCTTGATCGATTTTGACACGGTGATGATCGATGGATCATTTCCTGAGACAATTCGCGCGGATCTGGTGGCGCGCACCCGCCGCCATCTTGCCGCCCAGCCCCTGCCGGGCTTCACCCTTCCGGCCCTGCGCGAAGGGACCGTCGGCAGCGACGCCCGCGCGCTTGGCGCGGCAAGCCTGCCGCTTTCGGACCGTTTCCTCGTCGACCGCGACGCATTTTTGAAAGGCTGACAGATGATCCTTTGCTGCGGAGAAGCCCTGGTCGATATGATCCCAACCCCAACCACCGCAGGCCCCGACGGCTTTGTGCCCCATGCGGGCGGAGCGGTCTTTAATACGGCCATCGCCTTGGGGCGGCTCGGGGCGCAGGTGGGGATGCTCTCGGGCCTGTCGTCTGACATGTTCGGGCGGCAGTTGGTCGATGGGCTGAAGGCCAGCCATGTGGATGTCTCGCATCTGGTGGTGTCCGACCGTCCGACGACGCTGGCCTTTGTTCGGCTGGTCGGTGGCCATGCGACCTATGATTTCTATGACGAAAACTCGGCCGGGCGCATGATCACGCCGGGGGATATGCCCGCGCTCTCGGCTGAAGTCTCGGCGCTGTATTTCGGCGGGATCAGCTTGGCTTGCGAGCCGGGCGCGGATGCCTATGCAGATCTGCTGGCGCGAAACGCCGAAGGCCGTGCGGTGATGATCGACCCCAACATCCGCCCCGGTTTCATCAAGGATATCGAGCGGTACCGCCAAAGGCTCGACCGGATGCTGGCGCTGTCGGACATCGTGAAGGTATCGGATGAGGATCTGAACTGGATCAACCCGGCGCCCCTGTCGCTGCGCGATAAGGTGGCCGAGTTGTTGGACAAGGGGCCGTCGGTTGTCATCCTGACCCGTGGGGGCGAGGGGGCAATGGGCTATCTCGCCAATGGTGAGGAGGTGCAAGTGCCTGCCGTGAAAGCCGAAATCGTCGATACGGTGGGGGCGGGCGATACCTTCAACGCAGGCGTTTTGGCAAAGATGTCTGAGCTGGGTCAGCTCCATAAATCCGCGCTCGCCACCCTTTCGCCCGAAGTGTTGACCGAGGCGCTGGCCTATGGCGCGCGCGTCGCCGCCGTGACCGTTTCGCGCGCCGGAGCGAACGCGCCTTGGGTAGAGGAAATATGAAATGTTGAAGAACCGCCTATCTTTTTCGCTCAGATATGTTAGCGCTACCAGTGGCCGCCCTGAGGAGGGCGCAGGAGGGATGGCGATGGCTTTGAGCAATCGAAAACATGGTGCCGCCGCGCATCAACGCAGGCAGGAGGGCTGACCCCATGGTATCGCGCGTAATTCCGGTTGACCCTTTCGACCTCGTCATTTTCGGCGCGACCGGCGACCTTGCCCGGCGCAAGATCCTGCCCGGTCTATTCCACCGTTTCACCGTCGGCCAGATGCCCGAAGGCGCACGGATCGTCGGCGCGGCCCGCTCCGAGCTTGATGCTGATGCCTTTCGCAAGATGATCCGCGACAGCCTGCTGGAGTTCGCCCCCAAGCTCGCGCAAGAAAGCGCCGCCTTGGAGCGGTTCCTTGGCATGGTACATTACGTGCGCGTGGATGCCTCGGGCGATGCGGGCTGGGCGGATCTCAAAGACCTGATGCGCGACGATGTCGTGCGGGCTTTCTACCTCTCGGTCTCGCCGTCGCTGTTCGGGACGATCGGCGGCAAGCTGCATGACCATGGCATCGCCACATCCGACAGCCGCATCGTTGTCGAAAAGCCCTTTGGTCATGATCTGGAAACCGCGCAGGCGCTGAACGCCGACCTGCGGGCCAATTTCGACGAGAGCCAGATTTACCGCATCGACCATTACCTCGGCAAAGAGACGGTGCAGAACCTTATGGCGCTGCGTTTCGCCAATGCCCTGTGGGAGCCGTTGTGGAATTCCACCCATATCGACCATGTGCAGATCACCGTTTCCGAGAGCCTCGGCGTTGAAGGGCGGGGGGAGTATTACGATAAATCCGGTGCCATGCGCGACATGGTGCAAAACCACCTGATGCAGCTTTTGTGTCTGACGGCGATGGAGCCGCCCTCGCGTTTTGACCCCAACGCGGTGCGTGATGAGAAGGTGAAGGTGATTGAGGCGTTGGAGCCGGTCGTCCAGAAGGACATCGCCCGCGGCCAATACCGCGCCGCGCAGGGCGAGGGCAGCTATCGCGATCATGCGGGCGACCCCGACAGCCGCACCGAAAGCTTCATCGCCATGAAAGTCAAAATTGCCAATTGGCGGTGGGCGGGCACGCCGTTTTACCTGCGCACGGGCAAGAAACTGCGCGGGCGCAGTTCCGAGATCGCAGTGATCTTCCGCGACCCGCCGCATATGATCTTCCCGGCGATGGAGGGCCATAAAGGCAACGCCCTGATCATCCGCCTGCAGCCTGACGAAGGCATCACCCTGCGCAACACCATCAAAGACCCCGGCCCCGGTGGCATGCGTCTGGCCGAAGTGTCGCTGGATATGACCTTTGCCGATGCTTTGGGCGAACAGGCCACCCCGCAAGACGCCTATGAGCGGCTAATCATGGACGTGATCCGCGGCGATCAGACGTTGTTCATGCGCGGGGACGAGGTCGAAGCCGCTTGGGCTTGGGCCGATCCGATCATTCACGGCTGGGAAGAGACCCGGCAACCCCCGTACCCCTATGACCCCGGCAGCTCAGGCCCCGAAGAGGCGCTGATGCTGATGCACCGCGACGGCCGCCGCTGGCGCGAGATCACACGAAAGGACGACCAATGACCCTGCATTCCACGATTGACCGCGTCACCGACCGTATCATCGCCCGCAGTGAGGCGACCCGGCGCCCCTACCTCGACCGAATGGAAGCCGCCCGCGCCAAGGGACCGGCCCGCGCGCATCTGTCCTGTAGCGGACAGGCCCATGCCTATGCCGCGTCTGGCGAAGACAAGGATCGGCTGGCGACCACCAGCGCAGGCAACCTCGGGATCGTGACCACCTACAACGACATGCTCTCGGCGCATCAGCCGTTTGAGCGTTACCCTGATTTGATCCGCGACGCGGTACGTTCCGCAGGCGGCACCGCGCAGGTAGCGGGCGGTGTGCCTGCGATGTGCGACGGGGTGACCCAAGGCGAGGCGGGGATGGAACTGTCGCTGTTTTCGCGCGATGTGATTGCCCTGGCGGCGTCGGTGGCACTCAGCCACAACACCTTTGACGCGGCGGTTTTCCTTGGGGTCTGCGACAAGATCGTGCCGGGGCTGGTGATCGCGGCGCAGGCGTTCGGGCATCTGCCAGCCGTCTTCCTGCCCGCCGGGCCGATGGAAAGCGGGCTGTCGAATGACGAAAAGGCCAAGGTGCGCCAGCAGTTTGCCGCGGGCGAAGTCGGGCGCGATGCGCTGATGGCCGCCGAGATGGCCGCCTATCACGGGCCGGGCACCTGCACCTTTTACGGCACCGCCAACACCAACCAGATGTTGATGGAGTTCATGGGTCTGCACCTGCCGGGCGCAAGCTTTGTGCCACCGAACGGATTGCTGCGCGATGCGCTGACCCAAGAGGGCGCGAAACGGGCGCTGGCGCTGAGCGCTCTGGGCAATGACTACACGCCCGTGGCTTCGGTTCTGGACGAGAAGGCATTTGTAAACGGGATTGTCGGGCTCAACGCCACGGGCGGGTCGACCAATCTGCTGATCCACCTCATCGCCATGGCGCGGGCCGGGGGGATCATTTTGGATTGGGAGGATTTCTCGGACATCTCCGACATCACGCCGCTGCTGGCGCGGGTCTATCCCAACGGTCTGGCCGATGTGAACCATTTCCACGCGGCGGGGGGGCTTGGCTATATGATCGGTGAATTGCTGAAATCCGGTCATCTGCACCCCGACACCCATACCGTCGCCGGGCAGGGGTTGGAGCATTACACCTCCGAGCCAAAGCTAAAGGCCGATGGCCTGGTTTGGGAGAAGGGCGCGGGCGAAAGCCTGAACGAGAAGATCCTTCGCCCCGCCAGCGATCCTTTCCAGCCCACTGGCGGGTTGCGGCGCATGGCCGGATCGCTTGGCACCGCTTGCATGAAAGTCTCTGCCGTGGCGCCCGAACACCACATCATCGAAGCCCCGGCGCGGGTCTTTGCGGATCAGAATGAGGTGAAGGCAGCGTTTAAAGCGGGCGAGCTGACCGACGACGTGATCGTTGTCGTCCGTTTCCAAGGGCCAAAGGCCAACGGTATGCCCGAGTTGCACAGCCTGACGCCGCTTCTGTCGATTCTTCAGGGGCGCGGTCAGAAGGTCGCGCTGGTCACCGATGGCCGCATGTCGGGCGCGTCGGGCAAGGTGCCCGCAGCGATCCACGTCAGCCCCGAGGCGGTCGACGGCGGCCCCATCGCGCGGGTGCAGAATGGTGATATGCTGCGGGTTGACGCAGTTGCAGGGACGCTTGACGTGCTGGCCGAAGGGTTCGATGACCGTCCCAATGTCACCGCTGATCTTTCTGCTTACCATGCCGGGACGGGGCGCGAGTTGTTCGCTATGTTCCGCGACACAGTCGGTTCTGCTACCACCGGCGCAACCATTTTTGGAGGCTGATCCATGACCCTTACTGCAAAAGACGCCAGCCGTCGCACCCGCGAAATCTGTGCGCTTGCCCTGATCGTGCCTGTGCTGGTGATCGAAGATGTCGCCGACGCCCGGCCCTTGGCCGAAGCACTGATCGCTGGAGGGCTGCCTGCGTTGGAAGTGACCCTGCGCACGCCTGCCGCACTCGACGCGATTGCGGCCATGGCCGAAGTCACGGGCGGCCATGTGGGGGCGGGAACGCTGATCACCCCCGAAGACGTGCGCGCGGCGAAACGGGCGGGGGCGACCTTTGGCGTCTCACCGGGTGCCACAGATGCGCTGATCGCCGCCTGCGAGGAAGAAGACCTGCCACTGCTGGCCGGTGCCGCCACGGCGAGCGAGGCGATGCGGCTGTTGGAACGTGGCTATGACATGCTGAAATTCTTCCCCGCCGAAGCCTCTGGCGGGGCGCCTGCGGTCAAAGCCATCGGCGCACCGCTGCCGCAGATCACCTTCTGCCCGACTGGCGGCGTCAGCCCGGGCAATGTGGAAAGCTACCTGAGCCTGCCCAATGTGCTTTGCGCGGGCGGCAGTTGGGTGGCCCCGAAGAAACTGATCGACGCGCAGGATTGGGCAGGGATCGAAGCGCTGGCACGTGCAGCAGCGCAATCAGGAAAGGCGGGCTAATCCCCTAAAGACTGGTGGCAGTTTGGCTTTGGCGACGGCCATGGAAAGCCTGCCGTCAACAGACCCTTGCTGGCTGGCCGAACTTATCTCTATATTGACTTTAGTTTACGCGCGCAGCGTTTCGTCAAGGGAGGGTTAAAATGGGCCAGCAAAAGATCCGCAATATGGAGGAATTTGCCGCAATAAGTGGCATTTCCCGGCCCACGCTGTCGAAATACTTTAACGATCCCGACAGCGTGCGCCGTTCTACCCGAGAGCGGATCGAGACGGCGCTGAGCCAGCATGATTATCGCCCCAACGTCTATGCCGTGAACCAGAACCGCCGCAAAACCCGCAACATCGGCGTTGTCGTGCCCAACCTCTCCGACCCGTTCTTTTCCGAGATTGGCCGCGAGGTGGAACTGGCCTGTCTGGCGGCAGGGTATAGTCCGATCTTGCTCAGCTCGCACGGCAACCCGGCGCAAGAGCGGGCCAATCTCGACTCGCTTAGGGCGCTGAAACCTGCGGGCGTGCTTTTGGCGCCCTTCGGCAAAGCCTCGGACCGGGAGGCGATCGCGCGCTTTTGCCGGGATGTGCCCGTCGTGACCTTTGACGCCAATGTCGAAGGGGTCTGTGAGGCTTTCGTGGGTACCGACAATTTTCAAAGCGTGGAGTTGATTGTCGAATATCTGTGCCGCAGCGGAGAGCCGCCCTGCTTTTTCGAAATGAAGACACCCAGCAACCCGAACGCCAACAAGCGCCGCCTAGCCTATCTTGAGGCGATGGAGCGGCATGGCTTTGCCCCGCATATCCATCAGGTGCCGGGCGAGGGGTGGAACTTTGAAGAGATCGGCGCGACCGAGGGCGGGCGGCTGATTTCGGCAGGGGCGTTTGAGACCGATACGGTGCTCTGTTCGAATGACCGTCTGGCCATCGGGATGCTGTCAGCGGCCTATGAATTGGGGCTGCGGGTGGGCCATGGCAAGGACTGCGCCATGCGGATCGCGGGGCAGGATGACCACCCGTTCTCGCGCTACACCTGTCCGCCGCTGACCACCATCGCGCAGGATTATGGCGCCATCGCGAATCGTGCGGCCAGCACCCTGTTCCGCATTATCGAAAGCGAAACGCGGCTGGCTGAGCGCGAAGAGACGTTATTTGAGGGCAAACTTGTGATGCGGGCCTCTGCGTAACCCCTTGAGTTCGCAAGTTGCCTGAAAAATAATTAACGCGCGTAAAATTTAAGTTGACGGCGCGTTATGTGGATCGCTAGTCTTGCTTCATCATCTATAGAGGGAGGAACTATCGATGTTCTCGAATAAATCATTGCAAGCCGCGACAGCCATGTCCCTGATCATGGGCGGCGGCGCTTTTGCTGAGACGATCACCATCGCCACCGTGAACAACGGCGACATGATCCGCATGCAAGGCTACACCGACAAATTTACCGAAGAGACCGGCCACGAAGTGGAGTGGGTCACGTTGGAAGAAAACGTGCTGCGCCAGCGCGTCACCACCGACATCTCGACCAAGGGCGGCTCTTTCGACATCATGACCATCGGCATGTATGAAACGCCGATCTGGGGTGCGAACGGCTGGCTGGTGCCGCTGGACAATCTCAGCGAAGACTATGACGCAGACGATATCCTGCCCGCCATGGCCGGTGGTTTGAGCCACGAAGGCACGCTTTACGCGGCACCTTTCTATGGCGAAAGCTCCATGATCATGTACCGCACGGATCTGATGGAAAAAGCCGGCATGGAAATGCCGAAAGACCCGACTTGGGAGTTCATCCGCGAAGCCGCGGCTGCCATGACCGACCGTGAAAACGACATCAACGGCATCTGCCTGCGCGGCAAAGCCGGTTGGGGCGAGGGCGGCGCGCTGATCACGGCGATGTCCAACTCCTTCGGCGCACGCTGGTTCGACGAAGACTGGAACGCCCAGTTCGACACTGAAGCTTGGGCCAACACGATCAACTTCTACAAAGACCTGATGGATGAGAGCGGCCCAGCGGGCTATGCCTCCAACGGCTTCAACGAGAACCTCTCGCTGTTCCAGCAGGGCAAATGCGGCATGTGGATCGACGCCACCGTGGCGGCGTCCTTCGTGACCAATGCCGATGATTCCACCGTGGCCGACAAGGTTGGTTTTGCGCTGGCACCGGACACAGGCCTTGGCAAACGCTCCAACTGGCTCTGGGCATGGGCGCTGGCGATCCCGGCGGGCACTCAGAAAGAAGATGCCGCGAAAGAGTTCATCGAATGGGCCACCTCGAAAGACTACATCGAGCTGGTTGCCGAGAACGAAGGTTGGGCCAACGTTCCTCCCGGCGCGCGCAAGTCGCTCTATGAGAACCCCGAGTATCAGAAAGTGCCCTTCGCACAGATGACACTGGACTCGATCCTGTCAGCTGATCCTGAGAACTCCACCGTCGATCCGACGCCTTATGTCGGTGTTCAGTTCGCCGCGATCCCAGAGTTTGCAGGCATCGCGACCGACGTGAGCCAAGAGTTCTCTGCCGCCTATGCCGGTCAACAGACCGTCGAAGAGGCACTTGAGAAGGCACAGGACCTGACCAACGACGCAATGGAAGCTGCCGGCTACCGCTAAGCCGCTGCTTCTCCGGCACAAAGGGCGGCGAACACCGCCGCCCTTTTCCGCCCCACCACCTGATATGATACCCTTCACCTAAACGCGGCATCCGCCGCCTGCAGAGGAGATGTGCCCGATGGCTACCCAACATTCCCGATCAGCGGCACGCCTGATGATGGCCCCTGCGGTGGTCTTGCTCCTTGGATGGATGCTCATCCCGCTGACCATGACGCTCTATTTTTCCTTCAAGAAATACCTGCCGATGCGCGGCGGTGATCTGGGCTGGGTGGGGTTTGACAACTACGTGCGTTTCGTCACCTCGAGCGCCTTCTGGCCCTCGGTGATGACCACGCTGATTATCGTCGGCGGTGTGCTGGCGATCACGGTAGGCTTGGGCATCTTGCTCGCCATCCTGTTGAACCAGCCGATGTGGGGGCAGGGCTTTGTCCGCATCCTCGTCATCGCGCCCTTCTTTGTTATGCCCACCGTTTCGGCGCTGGTGTGGAAGAACATGTTCATGGACCCGAACTACGGGCTTTTCGCCTACCTTTGGGAATTCTTCGGGGCGACCCCGGTGCAATGGATGAGCCAAGCCTCGCTGACCTCGATCATTATCATCGTGTCATGGCAGTGGCTGCCCTTTGCGACGCTGATCCTGCTCACCGCGATCCAATC
Coding sequences within it:
- the eda gene encoding bifunctional 4-hydroxy-2-oxoglutarate aldolase/2-dehydro-3-deoxy-phosphogluconate aldolase produces the protein MTLTAKDASRRTREICALALIVPVLVIEDVADARPLAEALIAGGLPALEVTLRTPAALDAIAAMAEVTGGHVGAGTLITPEDVRAAKRAGATFGVSPGATDALIAACEEEDLPLLAGAATASEAMRLLERGYDMLKFFPAEASGGAPAVKAIGAPLPQITFCPTGGVSPGNVESYLSLPNVLCAGGSWVAPKKLIDAQDWAGIEALARAAAQSGKAG
- a CDS encoding ROK family transcriptional regulator, whose product is MRAYNERLVLSLIRRSGPTSKAEIARLTGLSAQTVSVIMRALEADGLLKKGARVRGRVGQPSVPISLNAEGAFFLGLKVGRRSVALILTDFEGQVTRRSSEVYAHPTPAAVMEFARRALQDTLASLTADQQARVAGLGVALPFGMWEWEVAGGDLSAWQDFDIEAALAEVLDLPISICNDTSAACGAELVFGAQNKPRDFLYFYIGYFVGGGLVLDSKLYTGKSGNAGALGSMPLVGGVPRQLVDVASLAVLEAALQEAGETRRAPWSDLAAWELSAGILDPWLDSTAEALAQAVRAATCLIDFDTVMIDGSFPETIRADLVARTRRHLAAQPLPGFTLPALREGTVGSDARALGAASLPLSDRFLVDRDAFLKG
- the edd gene encoding phosphogluconate dehydratase: MTLHSTIDRVTDRIIARSEATRRPYLDRMEAARAKGPARAHLSCSGQAHAYAASGEDKDRLATTSAGNLGIVTTYNDMLSAHQPFERYPDLIRDAVRSAGGTAQVAGGVPAMCDGVTQGEAGMELSLFSRDVIALAASVALSHNTFDAAVFLGVCDKIVPGLVIAAQAFGHLPAVFLPAGPMESGLSNDEKAKVRQQFAAGEVGRDALMAAEMAAYHGPGTCTFYGTANTNQMLMEFMGLHLPGASFVPPNGLLRDALTQEGAKRALALSALGNDYTPVASVLDEKAFVNGIVGLNATGGSTNLLIHLIAMARAGGIILDWEDFSDISDITPLLARVYPNGLADVNHFHAAGGLGYMIGELLKSGHLHPDTHTVAGQGLEHYTSEPKLKADGLVWEKGAGESLNEKILRPASDPFQPTGGLRRMAGSLGTACMKVSAVAPEHHIIEAPARVFADQNEVKAAFKAGELTDDVIVVVRFQGPKANGMPELHSLTPLLSILQGRGQKVALVTDGRMSGASGKVPAAIHVSPEAVDGGPIARVQNGDMLRVDAVAGTLDVLAEGFDDRPNVTADLSAYHAGTGRELFAMFRDTVGSATTGATIFGG
- a CDS encoding carbohydrate ABC transporter permease — its product is MATQHSRSAARLMMAPAVVLLLGWMLIPLTMTLYFSFKKYLPMRGGDLGWVGFDNYVRFVTSSAFWPSVMTTLIIVGGVLAITVGLGILLAILLNQPMWGQGFVRILVIAPFFVMPTVSALVWKNMFMDPNYGLFAYLWEFFGATPVQWMSQASLTSIIIIVSWQWLPFATLILLTAIQSLDREQLDAAEMDGAPATKRFAYITLPHLGRAITVVILIQTIFLLSIFAEIFVTTGGAFGTKTLTYLIFQRVLESQNIGLGSAGGVYAIILANIVAIFLMRIVGKNLDA
- a CDS encoding carbohydrate kinase family protein, translated to MILCCGEALVDMIPTPTTAGPDGFVPHAGGAVFNTAIALGRLGAQVGMLSGLSSDMFGRQLVDGLKASHVDVSHLVVSDRPTTLAFVRLVGGHATYDFYDENSAGRMITPGDMPALSAEVSALYFGGISLACEPGADAYADLLARNAEGRAVMIDPNIRPGFIKDIERYRQRLDRMLALSDIVKVSDEDLNWINPAPLSLRDKVAELLDKGPSVVILTRGGEGAMGYLANGEEVQVPAVKAEIVDTVGAGDTFNAGVLAKMSELGQLHKSALATLSPEVLTEALAYGARVAAVTVSRAGANAPWVEEI
- the zwf gene encoding glucose-6-phosphate dehydrogenase codes for the protein MVSRVIPVDPFDLVIFGATGDLARRKILPGLFHRFTVGQMPEGARIVGAARSELDADAFRKMIRDSLLEFAPKLAQESAALERFLGMVHYVRVDASGDAGWADLKDLMRDDVVRAFYLSVSPSLFGTIGGKLHDHGIATSDSRIVVEKPFGHDLETAQALNADLRANFDESQIYRIDHYLGKETVQNLMALRFANALWEPLWNSTHIDHVQITVSESLGVEGRGEYYDKSGAMRDMVQNHLMQLLCLTAMEPPSRFDPNAVRDEKVKVIEALEPVVQKDIARGQYRAAQGEGSYRDHAGDPDSRTESFIAMKVKIANWRWAGTPFYLRTGKKLRGRSSEIAVIFRDPPHMIFPAMEGHKGNALIIRLQPDEGITLRNTIKDPGPGGMRLAEVSLDMTFADALGEQATPQDAYERLIMDVIRGDQTLFMRGDEVEAAWAWADPIIHGWEETRQPPYPYDPGSSGPEEALMLMHRDGRRWREITRKDDQ
- a CDS encoding ABC transporter substrate-binding protein, whose translation is MFSNKSLQAATAMSLIMGGGAFAETITIATVNNGDMIRMQGYTDKFTEETGHEVEWVTLEENVLRQRVTTDISTKGGSFDIMTIGMYETPIWGANGWLVPLDNLSEDYDADDILPAMAGGLSHEGTLYAAPFYGESSMIMYRTDLMEKAGMEMPKDPTWEFIREAAAAMTDRENDINGICLRGKAGWGEGGALITAMSNSFGARWFDEDWNAQFDTEAWANTINFYKDLMDESGPAGYASNGFNENLSLFQQGKCGMWIDATVAASFVTNADDSTVADKVGFALAPDTGLGKRSNWLWAWALAIPAGTQKEDAAKEFIEWATSKDYIELVAENEGWANVPPGARKSLYENPEYQKVPFAQMTLDSILSADPENSTVDPTPYVGVQFAAIPEFAGIATDVSQEFSAAYAGQQTVEEALEKAQDLTNDAMEAAGYR
- a CDS encoding LacI family DNA-binding transcriptional regulator, with the protein product MGQQKIRNMEEFAAISGISRPTLSKYFNDPDSVRRSTRERIETALSQHDYRPNVYAVNQNRRKTRNIGVVVPNLSDPFFSEIGREVELACLAAGYSPILLSSHGNPAQERANLDSLRALKPAGVLLAPFGKASDREAIARFCRDVPVVTFDANVEGVCEAFVGTDNFQSVELIVEYLCRSGEPPCFFEMKTPSNPNANKRRLAYLEAMERHGFAPHIHQVPGEGWNFEEIGATEGGRLISAGAFETDTVLCSNDRLAIGMLSAAYELGLRVGHGKDCAMRIAGQDDHPFSRYTCPPLTTIAQDYGAIANRAASTLFRIIESETRLAEREETLFEGKLVMRASA